In the Schistocerca gregaria isolate iqSchGreg1 chromosome 6, iqSchGreg1.2, whole genome shotgun sequence genome, one interval contains:
- the LOC126278217 gene encoding uncharacterized protein LOC126278217: MVEDSASNEELIAGVDNYFAGLEETHFRDGIKALELCRNKCINLQGDYIKKYKKFQRYLIPLLLEKFRDLQHLTQFCKPSSQGLLHENSHFMRRKKSKSKCQKKAKYLVQQ, encoded by the exons atggTTGAAGATTcagcttcaaacgaagaactgatagctggagttgacaactattttgcaggcctggaggaaactcattttcgagatgggatcaaggcactggaattgTGTCGGAACAAGTGCATTaacctacaaggagactacatcaaaaaatataaaaagtttcaGCGAT ATCTCATCCCACTCTTACTTGAAAAGTTTAGGGACCTACAACACTTGACACAGTTTTGCAAGCCCAGCAGCCAGGGCTTGCTACATGAAAACAGCCATTTTATGAGACGAAAAAAATCAAAGAGCAAGTGTCAGAAAAAAGCAAAGTATTTGGTGCAGCAGTGA